A stretch of Phoenix dactylifera cultivar Barhee BC4 chromosome 16, palm_55x_up_171113_PBpolish2nd_filt_p, whole genome shotgun sequence DNA encodes these proteins:
- the LOC103715719 gene encoding uncharacterized protein At5g39865-like codes for MKGMKGRILKKLKSIPHVGYLKEGRVLHMNASDGLLEDSPPHNPGRFLCDLPVTREENPDSKVSNPTTPSQPEIINVDDLMRDLEDEEPDLSSGNKENIRPVSPPKHPASWKKKSENSLQSETEDHNSEVDMPAFRRPDLNSDTLFDPDLLAAFEQAVMDHMRSYEEARSTARAPKEEEEEEESLIDEEPPSKVPRKSEDYVDPLMEFEERCPPGAMGAIVLYTTTLRGVRKTFEDCNSVRFLLGSLKLVFLERDVSMHMVFREELWRVLGGRTIPPRLFINGRYIGGADEVLGLHEQGKLLPLVQGLQLERSGGAACKGCGGVRFMLCCECNGSRKLYHDENGMHIQCNHCNENGLIPCPICC; via the coding sequence ATGAAGGGGATGAAAGGCAGGATCCTGAAGAAGCTCAAGTCCATCCCCCATGTCGGATACCTCAAAGAAGGCCGAGTCCTCCATATGAATGCCTCCGATGGGTTGCTCGAGGACTCCCCTCCCCACAACCCCGGCCGGTTTCTCTGCGATCTCCCCGTTACCAGAGAAGAAAACCCTGATTCCAAGGTCTCCAACCCCACCACACCCTCCCAACCCGAAATCATCAATGTTGACGATCTCATGAGAGATCTCGAAGACGAGGAACCGGATCTCAGCAGTGGAAATAAAGAGAACATCAGACCGGTGTCACCGCCAAAACACCCGGCTTcatggaagaagaaatcagagAACTCCCTCCAGTCTGAAACCGAAGACCATAATTCTGAGGTCGACATGCCCGCCTTCCGGCGACCCGACCTCAATTCCGACACCCTGTTCGACCCCGACCTTCTCGCTGCATTCGAACAGGCAGTGATGGATCATATGCGAAGCTATGAGGAAGCTAGGAGCACGGCCAGGgcaccaaaagaagaagaagaagaagaagaatcccttaTAGATGAAGAGCCTCCCTCGAAAGTTCCTCGCAAAAGCGAGGACTACGTGGATCCACTGATGGAATTCGAGGAGAGGTGCCCTCCAGGAGCGATGGGAGCTATAGTTCTATACACGACGACACTCCGAGGGGTGAGGAAGACATTCGAGGACTGCAACAGCGTCAGGTTTCTGCTTGGGAGCTTGAAACTGGTGTTCTTGGAGAGAGATGTATCAATGCACATGGTATTCAGGGAGGAGCTTTGGAGAGTGTTAGGGGGCCGGACAATCCCCCCAAGGCTCTTCATTAATGGGAGATATATAGGAGGGGCCGACGAGGTGCTGGGGCTTCATGAGCAGGGGAAGCTTCTGCCATTGGTGCAGGGCTTGCAGCTCGAGCGGTCGGGTGGAGCGGCTTGCAAAGGGTGCGGCGGGGTGAGGTTCATGCTGTGCTGCGAGTGTAATGGCAGTCGCAAGCTGTATCATGATGAGAATGGGATGCACATCCAATGCAATCACTGCAATGAGAATGGTTTGATTCCATGCCCCATTTGTTGCTAA